The genomic segment TCCGCTCCGGTCCATGAGATACGCGAAAGGCAGGAAGGCCCACCCCCTCCCGGCCTCCCCCTCTCCGGGGGAGGTGACGATGATGGCTCGCTACGCTCGGCTATTTGACTTGCCGTTTCAATTCGCTGTTTCACGTTAATAACTCCATGTCACTCACTGCAAAACAGGCCGAGAAGGCTAATTTCGAATCCAACAAGCTGGCCAAGCGGTTACGCCGGGAAGTAGGGCAGGCCATTGCCGACTTCAACATGATCGAGGACGGCGACAAAGTGATGGTCTGCCTGTCCGGCGGCAAGGACTCCTTCGGCCTCTTGGACATCCTGCTGTTCCTGCGGGAGAAGGCGCCGATCCATTTCGACGTGGTGGCGGTAAACCTGGACCAGAAGCAGCCGGGCTTCCCCGAGCATGTGCTGCCGGATTACCTGAAGGATCTGGGTATTCCCTTCCATATCGAGGAGGAGGACACCTATTCCATCGTCAAGCGGGTGATCCCCGAGGGCAAGACCACCTGTTCCCTCTGCTCTCGCCTGCGGCGGGGCATCCTCTACCGGGTCGCCGACGAGCTGGGGGCCACCAAGATCGCCCTGGGCCATCATCGGGACGATATCCTGGCGACGCTGTTCCTCAACATGTTCTTCGGCGGCAAGCTGAAGTCCATGCCGCCGAAGCTGGTCTCCGACGACGGCCGCCACATGGTGATCCGCCCCCTGGCCTATTGCCGTGAGAAGGATCTGGAGAAGTGGGCGGAAGTGCGCCAGTTCCCCATCATTCCCTGCAATCTCTGCGGCTCCCAGCCCAATCTCCAGCGCCAGCAGGTGAAGCAGATGCTGCTGGACTGGGAGAAGCGCTTCCCCGGCCGCATCGAGACCATGTTCCGCAGTCTGGCCCATGTGGTGCCCTCCCACCTGATGGACCGGGAGTTGTTCGATTTCCCCAACCTGAAGGTCAGCGGCGTGCCCGATCCCGACGGCGACCATGCCTTCGACCCCGAGACCTTTTCCGACAATTCCGTGATTCCGCTGATTCCGGCGGATGAGTAATTTCCTGACGAGCCTGCCATGACCCTCACTCTCGACAGCATCCAGTCCTTCCACGCCCCCCGCCGCGTCCTGATGGGGCCGGGGCCTTCCGACATGCATCCCCGGGTGCTGACCGCCCTGGGCCAGCCGGTGATCGGCCATCTGGACCCGGCCTTCGCCGGCATGATGGAAGAGCTCAAGCTGCTGCTGCGCTACGCCTTCCAGACCGAGAACGCCCTCACCTTCCCGGTCTCCGGCCCCGGCTCGGTGGGCATGGAGACCTGCTTCGTGAATCTGGTGGAGCCCGGCGACAAGGTCATCGTCTGTCGCAACGGCGTGTTCGGTGGGCGCATGATCGAGAACGTGGAGCGCTGCGGCGGCGTGGCGGTGGTGGTGGAAGACGCCTGGGGCGAGGCGGTGGACCCGCAGAAGCTGGAGGATGCCCTGAAGGCCCATCCCGACGCCAAGGTGGTGGCCTTCGTCCAGGCCGAGACCTCCACCGGCGCCCTGTCCGATGCCCAGACCCTGATCGAGATCGCCCATCGCCATGGCTGCCTGAGCATCGTGGATGCCGTCACCTCCCTGGGGGGCAATCCCCTGCGGGTGGATGCCTGGGGCGCGGATGCGGTGTATTCCGGCAGCCAGAAATGCCTCTCCTGCACCCCGGGCCTGTCGCCGGTGACTTTCGGCGAACGGGCCCTGGAGCGGCTGAAGAACCGCAAGCAAAAGGTGCAAAGCTGGTTCATGGACCTGAACCTGGTGCTGGGTTACTGGGACGCGGCCAAGCGCACCTACCACCACACCGCGCCGATCAACAGCCTCTATGCCCTCCACGAGTCCCTGCTGATGCTGAAGGAGGAAGGCCTGGAACAGGCCTGGGCCCGCCATCAGCGCCATCACCTGGCCCTCCGAGCCGGCCTGGAGGCCCTGGGCCTGGGCTTCGTGGTAAAGGAGGAAGCGCGCCTGCCCCAGCTCAATGCGGTCCATGTGCCGGCAGGCATCGATGAGGCCCTGGTGCGCCGGCGCCTGCTGGAACAGTTCAATCTGGAAATCGGCGCCGGTCTGGGTCCCCTGGCCGGCAAGATCTGGCGCTTCGGCCTGATGGGCCATTCCTGCCGGGAAGAAAACGTGCTGCTGTGCCTCGACGCCCTGGCCCGCACCCTGGCCGAACAGGGCCATCCGGCGGATGGCGCAAAATCGCTCCAGGCGGCCCGGGCCGCCTATGCAGTGCCAAACGCATAGGGCGCCCCCTTGAATCTCCAGCGCCGGGAGCTCTGTATTCTGGTCGTCGAGGTTGCCGGCAGTTCACTGCTGTACGAAAAACTCGGGGATGCCCTGGCCCGGCGAGCCGTCGAACACTGCCTGCAAGGGGCGGCCCAGGCGGCCCTGCGCCATGGCGGACGGGTGCTGAAGACCCTGGGTCACGAATCCCTGCTTTCCTTTGATACGGCCGAGCAGGGAATCCAGGCAGCCTGCGCCATGCAGCAACAGGTGGCAGGGCTGGCGCCGACTTCCGGTGTCCGCCCGGGAATACGCATCGGCCTGCATTACGGAGGAGTACTGGAGGAAGGGGGCGAACTCTTCGGCGACGGGGTGAATACAGCGGCCCGGCTGGCCGAACTGGCCCAGGCCCATCAGATCATCGCCAGTGCCGACGCCCTGGTGGCACTGTCCCAGGCCGACCGGGACCGGGCCGGCCACCTGAAACCGGTAGTGCTGAAGGGCAAACGGGAGCCGATGGTGGTGGCCGAAGTCGCCTGGCAGGAAGATGAAACATCGGATTTGCCGTCAGACTCCGTTTTCCCCACCGAAACCCAGGGCCTGCGGCTACGCCTGCGCCACGGAGGCAGGCAGAATCTCTTTATCGATGCCCGGCGGCCCGCCCTGAGCCTGGGCCGGGGTAGTGGCAATGATCTGGTGATCCGGGACACCCGTGCGTCGCGCACCCATGCCCATATCGAATTCCGCAGCACCTGCTTTGTGCTGACGGACCAGAGCAGCAACGGCACCTACGTGGCCCCCGAGGGCCAGGCCAGTTTCCTGGTGAAGCGGGAGGAAGCCATCCTGCGGGGCCGGGGCCGGCTCAGTTTCGGCCACCCCTGGGCCGAGGGGCAATCCGAGTTTGTGGACTATCTGCTGCTGGACTGAGCAGCCGGTGGTCCCGGTGGCGCGCCACCGCTGATCTTGCCGTGGCCCAGGAGGGACCAAAGAATACCCAGCAGGCTGGTGATGACGATGAAGGCGACTATCGTCAGAAAGCGGCCGCCCCCCGGTTCCCGGACGGGTTGCTTGTTCCGTTCTTCCATAATGGCGGCCGTGTGTTGGTGAATGGGATTACTTCGCCGCCTGGGCGTCGTTCTCGCACTTCTTGATGAAGGCCCCCTTGGCGGCCCCGGCCAGTTTCTTCTCCTGGGCCATGCTCTCGCAATTGGCGTTCGGTGCCTTGGCGGGCTCCGGCTTGGCCTCGCCACCCTTGGCGGAGAGGCAGTCCTTCATGAAGGCCTTGCGGGCATCCCCCTTCATGTCCTTGACCTTGGCCTCGGCATTGCAGGCCTTCATCTTTTCCTGTTGTGCCTTCTGGGCCTCGCTGGCGGCCTGGGCGCCAACGGCGAGGAACGTGATACAGGCGAGAACAATCAGCTTTTTCATGGCGAAACTCCTGAGTGTGATGAAAGGGAGAATTTGCCGGGACGAGGCAAATCTACGACGCGCCATCATGCCATCAGCAAATCCAGATCGCATATTACGCCAGGCATCGGCCGTAAGTCACGGGTAGCGCTCAAATGTCGCCGGCGCCAGCTTCCAGGGCCTGCTGCTGACGATCTAGGAATTCCTGCATGCAATCGATACCGCGCAGTTGCAGGATGGTGGAGCGCACCGCCGTTTCCACCAGCACCGCCAGATTGCGACCGGCCGCCACAGGGATGGTGACACGACGAATCGGCACCCCCAGGATGGTTTCGTTCTGGGCATCCAGAGGCAGGCGGGCGGCCTGGGGCACGCCGGCCTGAGGGCGCTGCAGATGGCAGATCAGGCGCAGGCGCATCTTGCGCCGGCAGGCGGTTTCACCAAATACGGTGCGAATGTTGAGCAGGCCGAGGCCGCGAACCTCGATGAAGTCCATCAGCAGCTCGGGGCAATGTCCTTCCAGGGCCTCGGGGGAGAGGCGGGAAACTTCCACCACGTCGTCCGCCACCAAGCCATGGCCCCGGGTGATCAACTCCAGGGCCAGTTCACTCTTGCCCACGCCGGAGTCCCCGGTCAGCAGGACACCCAGACCCAGCACATCCATGAAGACCCCATGGAGCGAGATGGTCTCGGCAAATTCCCGCGACAGGTAAAGGCGCAGGGCATCGATCACCAGGGCCGCCGGCTGGGGCGTGGAGAACAGTGGAAGATTGCCCTTTGCACATTCTTCCTGCACGAAATAGGGAACTTCGCAGCCGTCGGCCACGATCAGGCCCGGGGAGCAGGCAGCAATGAAGTCCTGCAGCTGCTGGCGCATTTTCCTCTCGGGAGTGCGCTGGGTCCAGGCGATCTCGGGGGTGCCGAAGACCTGGAGCCGCTCGGGATGGATCACATTGACGTGGCCCACCAGATCGGCTGGCGAAATATCGTCCCGAGCCACGAGGATGGGATGGTGCAGGTTGCCGCAGATATGGGTCAGCGACAGACGCTCGCGCTTGGCCTCGAACAGCTCGGCGATGGTCAGCTTGCGCGCCATTGGGCAAACAGGGTGTGAAGGGCAGCACCGTCCGGCGCCGCCGCCAGGGCCTCGCGGAAGGCCCGATCGGAGAACATCTGTGCCAGTTCCGAGAGCAGTTGCAGATGCCGCTCGGTGGCGGCTTCCGGCACCAACAGCACGAACAGCAGGCCAACCGGCTGACCGTCGGGGGAGTCGAAGGGCACGGGCATGGCCAGGCGCAAAAAGGCCCCCACGGCCTCTTTGATACCCTTGATGCGTCCATGGGGGATGGCAACGCCTTGCCCCAGGCCAGTGGAACCCAGCTTCTCCCGAGCGAACAGGGCATCGTAGACGGTGGCCCGGGCGATGCCATGCCGGTTTTCGAACAGCAAACCCGCCTGCTCGAAAACCCGTTTCTTGCTGCTGGCATCCAGATCCACCAGGATGTTGTCTACCGGCAATGTTTTTGCAATCTGATTCATCGGAATCGGTCAGGACCGTCGCAGCGATGGGGCGGGATGCACCTTACAGGGAAACCCCCACCCATTGATCAGGGTAAAGGGCGCCTATTGGAGTGCTTTTCACCGCATCGCCGCTATGTCCGCAAAAAGGTCACTCGGTCGGATGATGCTTGTCCCGGGCATGCTCGGTGACCCGTTCCTTGTGACGCACCACCTGACGGTCGAGCTTGTCCACCATGGCGTCGATGGCAGCGTAGAGATCATCATCGGTGGCGTCGGCATAAATGTCCTTACCCTTCACGTGCAGGGTGACTTCCGCCTTCTGGCGCATTTTTTCCACGGAAAGGATGACGTGGACACTGGTGACATGGTCGAAATGACGAATCACGCGGTCGAGTTTGCCGGTGGCGTAATCGTGGATGGCGGGGGTGACCTCCACGTGATGGCCGGTAATGTTCAGGTTCATGGTGTCTCCTTTCAGAGCGTCTTTCTCAGGTTGACCGGCGGGATGTTCAGGGATTCGCGGTACTTGGCGACGGTACGCCGCGCCACCACAATACCCTGCTCGCCGAGGATTTCCGCGAGCCGGCTGTCCGAGAGCGGCTTCTTGCCGTTCTCGGCGCCGACCAACTGCTTGATCAGCGCCCGGATCGCGGTACTGGAGGCCGCGCCGCCGCTATCGGTGGCGACGTGGCTGCCAAAAAAGTATTTGAGTTCAAAAATGCCCCGGGGACTGGCCAGGTATTTCTGGGTGGTCACCCGGGAGATGGTGGATTCGTGCAGTCCCACCGTGTCGGCGATTTCCCGCAGGGTCAGGGGCCGCATGGCCACTTCGCCATGGTCGAAAAAAGCCCGCTGTCGATCCACGATGGCCTGGGTCACCCGCAGGATGGTGTCGAAACGCTGCTGCACGTTCTTGATCAGCCACTTGGCTTCCTGCAGGTGGCCTGCCAGGCTGCTGCCCCGGTTCTGGCGCAGGATATTGGCATAGAGCCGGTTGATGCGCAGCCGGGGCATGGCCTCGCCGTTGAGGCTGGCCAGCCACTGACCACGCAGCTTGCGCACCACCACATCGGGCACGATGTAGCGGGTATCCAGGGCCGCGTACTGGGCGCCGGGCCGGGGGTTCAGGGTGAGGATCAGGGCCTGGGCGTCCCGCAACTCGTCGTCGGAACAGTTCAGGGCTTTCTTGATGCGGATGAAATCCCGCGCCGCCAGTTGGTCCAGATGATCCCTGACGAGAGTCCGGGCGAGTTCCTTGGCCGGACAGTCGGGCCGGGCCAACAGTTGGAGCTCCAGGCACTCCCGCGGGTTGCGGGCACCGATACCCGCCGGATCGAAATGCTGCAAATGGCGCAGGGCGATCTGCAATTCCTCCAGTTGCTCCTCCCGGTCACCGCCGAAATCCTCAGGCAGCAGATCCAGCAAATCCTCCAGGGACTGGGTCAGGTAGCCATCCTCGTCCAGAGCCTCCACCAGAAAGGCCACCAGAGCCCGCTCCCGGGCGCTGACCTGGGTCAGGGCCATCTGGGTCAGCAGGTGATCCCGCAGGCTGGTGGCTGCGGCCTGAATATCCCCGGCATCGCTGTCGTCATCCGGATCCCGGTTGTTGCCATGGCCCATGGGCAGCTCACTGCCCCAGCCGGGTTCGTCGCCTTCCGGGCCAGGGGGCGTGTCATCCCGCTCGGGAGGCGCTTCGGGGGTTGTGGTCTGGGTAAGAAGGTCCGCGGGGGGGGCGAAGGCGGCACCGTCGTCGCCCGGCTCAACACGTTCCAGCAGGGGATTTTCCTGAAGGAACTGCTCGATTTCCTGGTTGAGTTCCAGCGTGGACAGTTGCAGCAGCCGGATCGACTGTTGCAACTGGGGCGTCAGGGCCAGGTGTTGGGAGAGCTTGAGCTGAAGCGTCTGTTTCATGACTACATGCGGAAATTTTCACCAAGGTACACCCGCCGCACGCTCTCATTATGAACGATTTCCTCGGGCCGGCCAGAAGCCAGCACCTCGCCTTCGTTGATGATGGTGGCCCGGTCGCAGATGCCCAGGGTTTCCCGCACATTGTGGTCGGTGATCAACACCCCGATGCCCCTCTCCTTGAGGAAGCGGATGATCTTCTGGATGTCCAGCACGGCAATCGGGTCCACCCCGGCAAAAGGTTCATCCAGCAGGATGAAGCGAGGTTCGGTGGCCAGGGCCCGAGCGATCTCCACCCGGCGCCGCTCGCCGCCGGAAAGGGAAATGGCGGCGCTGTCCTGGATATGGGAGATATGCAGTTCCTGCAACAGGTAGTCGAGACGCCCTTCCACCTGCTGCTCATCCAGTCCCTGCAATTCCAGCACGGCCCTGATGTTCTCGGCCACGGTGAGACGGCGGAACACCGAATTCTCCTGGGGCAGGTAGGACAATCCCAGCCGGGCCCGACGGTGAATGGGCATGTGGGTCAGAGTCTGATCCCCCAGCTGGATAGCGCCGCCATCCGAGGCCACCAGGCCCACGATCATGTAGAAGCAGGTGGTCTTGCCGGCGCCGTTGGGACCCAGCAGGCCCACCACCTCGCCGCCATTGACGTCGAAGGAGACATCCTTCACCACGGTGCGCGATTTGTATTTCTTGCGCAGATTGCTGGCGCTGAGTTTAGTCATAAGTTACCCACCCCCCGGCCCCCGCCCCCAAGGCGGGGGTGACGGGTGTTCGCCGCCATGCGGCTCGGGGCGTACTCTGCGCCACCCTTGGGGCGGCCCGGCGGGTGGTTTGAAGTGCCCTCCCCCCATCCCCCGCCCCGAGGGCGGGGGTGACGGATGCTCGCCGCCATGCGGCTCGGGGCGTACTCTGCGCCACCCTTGGGGCGGCCCGGCGGGTGACGCTCATTCTGCGGATTCCTTCAACACTTTGCGGATCAGTTCTGTGCCGAAACCCCGTGATTGCAGAAAGCGGGCCTGGCGCGCCCATTCCCTGGCATCGGCCGGGGGGGCGGCAAATTTCCGTGCCCAGATGGCCCGAGCTCGGGCCATTTCGTCGGGGAGGTCGGCCTCACGCAGGCTGGCGGCGATCAGTTCCTCATCCACGCCCTTGGTGCGCAAGGTCTGGCGCAGCCGGGCGGCGCCCAGGCGCTCACCATGACTACGCAGGTAGCTCTGGGCGAAACGGGCATCGGAGAGCAGGTTGGTGTCTTGCAGTTCGGTCAGCACAATATCCACTTCTTCGGGGCTGCCGTAGGGGGACAGCTTGCGCGCCAGCTCGGCCCGGCTGTGTTCCCGCCGGGCCAGAAGCCGGATGGCGCGAGGTTTCAGATCATTCACGCGGCGTCCGCATTAACGCCCGGTGACAGCACGCTGACCCCCAGGGCGGTACGAACCTTGTTCTCGATCTCCTGGGCCAGCTCGGGACGCTCCCGCAGGAACTCCCGGGCGTTGTCCTTGCCCTGGCCGATCTTCTCGCCGTTGTAGGCGTACCAGGCCCCGGACTTGTCCACAATCTTGTTATCCACACCCAGATCGATGATCTCGCCTTCCCGGGAAATGCCTTCCCCGTAGAGGATGTCGAAATGGGCTTCACGGAAGGGAGGCGCCACCTTGTTCTTCACCACCTTGACCCGGGTCTCGTTGCCCACCACCTCGTCGCCCTTCTTGATGGCGCCGGTGCGGCGGATATCCATGCGCACCGAGGCGTAGAACTTCAACGCGTTGCCGCCGGTGGTGGTCTCGGGATTGCCGAACATGACGCCAATCTTCATGCGGATCTGGTTGATGAAAATCACCAGGGTGTTGGTGCGCTTGATGTTGGAGGTGAGCTTGCGCAGGGCCTGGGACATCAGCCGGGCCTGAAGGCCGGGCAACTGGTCGCCCATTTCGCCCTCGATTTCCGCCTTGGGGGTCAGGGCCGCCACGGAGTCGATGACGATCAGGTCCACGCCGCCGGAACGCACCAGCATGTCGGTGATTTCCAGGCCCTGCTCGCCGGTATCGGGCTGGGAGATCAAGAGGTCGGGTACGTTGACGCCCAGCTTGGTGGCATAGGTCGGGTCCAGGGCGTTTTCGGCGTCGATATAGGCGGCCACACCGCCGGCTTTCTGGATTTCAGCCACCACCTGCAAACAGAGGGTGGTCTTGCCGGAGGACTCGGGACCATAGATTTCCACCACCCGGCCCCGGGGCAGGCCGCCGATGCCCAGGGCGATGTCCAGGCCCAGGGAACCGGTGGAGACCACTTGCAGGTCGTTCTCGATCTGACCTTCGCCCATCTTCATGATGGAGCCCTTGCCGAATTGCTTTTCGATCTGGGCCAGAGCGGCCTGCAATGCCTTTGCCTTGTTGTCGTCCATGGAACATCCTTTCGATAGTTGCGCGAATTATGGCACAGTTCTTGCCGGCCTCGACCCCTCAAGCTGTGCCAGAAGTTGCTCCAGCCCATGGGTCACCGACTGATACCGAACCGCTTCCCGATCACCGCCGAAGCAGCAGCGCTGGGTCAGGGGCGCTTCGCCCCGCCAGCACCAGGCGAAGCATACGGTGCCCACTGGCTTATCCGGTGAGCCACCGCCGGGCCCGGCGATTCCGGTAATCGCCAGTGAAATCATGGCATTGGAGTTTGCCAGGGCACCTTGGGCCATTTCCGCCACGGTTTCCAGGCTCACCGCGCCGGCTCGGGCCAGGGTGTCGGGACGCACCCCCAGTTGCCGTTCCTTGGTGTTATTGGAATAGGTGACAAAGCCCCCTTCGAACCAGTCGGAGCTGCCCGCCGTATGGGTGATCACTTGGGCCACCCAGCCGCCGGTGCAGGACTCGGCTGTGACCAAGGTGAGCCCTCCTGCCTTGAGGGCGGCACCCACTCGGGCTGACAGCTCGGCCAGGAGCGCATCCATCACAGTAGGTGGTCAGCGATATTCTTCAGGGCTGCCAGGGCCAGCAGCGTGTAGCCGGCCGCCACCAGGTCGTCCATCATCACCCCGAAACCGTTCTTCACCTGAGTATCGAACCAGCGGGCCGGCGGCGGCTTGACGATGTCGAAAAAGCGGAAGATCAGAAAGGCCATGAGCTGCCAGGCCAGGTCCGCCGGGGTGAACATCAACACCAGCCAGAAGGGCACGATCTCGTCCCAGACGATGGAGCCGTGGTCGCTGACCCCCAGATGGCGCCCGGTGATGTCGCAGACAATCACCCCCAGCACGAACATCACCGCCAGGGCTGCCAGGAACAGCAGATCCGTGGTGAACAGGGGGCGCAGCAGAGGATAGCAGGCCCAGGCGAAGGCGGTGCCGGCGGTGCCGGGGGCGAAACGGGACAGACCGCTGCCGAAACCGCAGGCGATCAGGTGGGCCGGGTCGGTGAACAAAAAACCCAGGGGAGGAGGGGGAGCTTTAGCCATGGCAAGGGTCATAATGCTGGATGTGAATGGAACTTGTGGAGTATCCCATGGGGCGTGGGTCCAGCTGGTTGCTGAAATTTCTGTTGCGGCTGGGCGCGGCGCTGTTGCTGGTCAATCTGGCAGCCTGCGTGATGCCCAGGCTGCCGGTGTCGGCACCGAGAGCCGACGATCTGCACGAGCGCCTCTCCTACACCATTCGCAAGCATGGATTCGAGCATGGCATCATGAGTCGGCGGGAAATGGACCGGGACACGGATGCCATCTATATCCCCCTGGCCCTGGACACCGTCAAGCGGCAGCACGCCAGCCTGGACGACATGATCCTGGAACTGGCCCGCATCCTGAGCCTGCCCCGGTATGAGGACCTTCCCGTACTGGTCGAACTGGGCGCCAAGGACAAAGCGGACCGGGAGTACCTGCATGCCCGCATCAGAGAGGCCATGGCCGGTCTGAGCAATGTGCAGGTGCGGGCCAATCCGGAGACCTTCAACGACATCACCATCACCGTGACTCATCCGCGGCTCCAGCAGCAATGACC from the Denitratisoma oestradiolicum genome contains:
- a CDS encoding phosphatidylglycerophosphatase A family protein; translated protein: MAKAPPPPLGFLFTDPAHLIACGFGSGLSRFAPGTAGTAFAWACYPLLRPLFTTDLLFLAALAVMFVLGVIVCDITGRHLGVSDHGSIVWDEIVPFWLVLMFTPADLAWQLMAFLIFRFFDIVKPPPARWFDTQVKNGFGVMMDDLVAAGYTLLALAALKNIADHLL
- a CDS encoding PsiF family protein; translated protein: MKKLIVLACITFLAVGAQAASEAQKAQQEKMKACNAEAKVKDMKGDARKAFMKDCLSAKGGEAKPEPAKAPNANCESMAQEKKLAGAAKGAFIKKCENDAQAAK
- a CDS encoding pyridoxal-phosphate-dependent aminotransferase family protein is translated as MTLTLDSIQSFHAPRRVLMGPGPSDMHPRVLTALGQPVIGHLDPAFAGMMEELKLLLRYAFQTENALTFPVSGPGSVGMETCFVNLVEPGDKVIVCRNGVFGGRMIENVERCGGVAVVVEDAWGEAVDPQKLEDALKAHPDAKVVAFVQAETSTGALSDAQTLIEIAHRHGCLSIVDAVTSLGGNPLRVDAWGADAVYSGSQKCLSCTPGLSPVTFGERALERLKNRKQKVQSWFMDLNLVLGYWDAAKRTYHHTAPINSLYALHESLLMLKEEGLEQAWARHQRHHLALRAGLEALGLGFVVKEEARLPQLNAVHVPAGIDEALVRRRLLEQFNLEIGAGLGPLAGKIWRFGLMGHSCREENVLLCLDALARTLAEQGHPADGAKSLQAARAAYAVPNA
- the recX gene encoding recombination regulator RecX: MNDLKPRAIRLLARREHSRAELARKLSPYGSPEEVDIVLTELQDTNLLSDARFAQSYLRSHGERLGAARLRQTLRTKGVDEELIAASLREADLPDEMARARAIWARKFAAPPADAREWARQARFLQSRGFGTELIRKVLKESAE
- the ptsN gene encoding PTS IIA-like nitrogen regulatory protein PtsN, which encodes MNQIAKTLPVDNILVDLDASSKKRVFEQAGLLFENRHGIARATVYDALFAREKLGSTGLGQGVAIPHGRIKGIKEAVGAFLRLAMPVPFDSPDGQPVGLLFVLLVPEAATERHLQLLSELAQMFSDRAFREALAAAPDGAALHTLFAQWRAS
- a CDS encoding CinA family protein; translated protein: MDALLAELSARVGAALKAGGLTLVTAESCTGGWVAQVITHTAGSSDWFEGGFVTYSNNTKERQLGVRPDTLARAGAVSLETVAEMAQGALANSNAMISLAITGIAGPGGGSPDKPVGTVCFAWCWRGEAPLTQRCCFGGDREAVRYQSVTHGLEQLLAQLEGSRPARTVP
- a CDS encoding RNA polymerase factor sigma-54; the protein is MKQTLQLKLSQHLALTPQLQQSIRLLQLSTLELNQEIEQFLQENPLLERVEPGDDGAAFAPPADLLTQTTTPEAPPERDDTPPGPEGDEPGWGSELPMGHGNNRDPDDDSDAGDIQAAATSLRDHLLTQMALTQVSARERALVAFLVEALDEDGYLTQSLEDLLDLLPEDFGGDREEQLEELQIALRHLQHFDPAGIGARNPRECLELQLLARPDCPAKELARTLVRDHLDQLAARDFIRIKKALNCSDDELRDAQALILTLNPRPGAQYAALDTRYIVPDVVVRKLRGQWLASLNGEAMPRLRINRLYANILRQNRGSSLAGHLQEAKWLIKNVQQRFDTILRVTQAIVDRQRAFFDHGEVAMRPLTLREIADTVGLHESTISRVTTQKYLASPRGIFELKYFFGSHVATDSGGAASSTAIRALIKQLVGAENGKKPLSDSRLAEILGEQGIVVARRTVAKYRESLNIPPVNLRKTL
- the lptB gene encoding LPS export ABC transporter ATP-binding protein, coding for MTKLSASNLRKKYKSRTVVKDVSFDVNGGEVVGLLGPNGAGKTTCFYMIVGLVASDGGAIQLGDQTLTHMPIHRRARLGLSYLPQENSVFRRLTVAENIRAVLELQGLDEQQVEGRLDYLLQELHISHIQDSAAISLSGGERRRVEIARALATEPRFILLDEPFAGVDPIAVLDIQKIIRFLKERGIGVLITDHNVRETLGICDRATIINEGEVLASGRPEEIVHNESVRRVYLGENFRM
- the ttcA gene encoding tRNA 2-thiocytidine(32) synthetase TtcA gives rise to the protein MSLTAKQAEKANFESNKLAKRLRREVGQAIADFNMIEDGDKVMVCLSGGKDSFGLLDILLFLREKAPIHFDVVAVNLDQKQPGFPEHVLPDYLKDLGIPFHIEEEDTYSIVKRVIPEGKTTCSLCSRLRRGILYRVADELGATKIALGHHRDDILATLFLNMFFGGKLKSMPPKLVSDDGRHMVIRPLAYCREKDLEKWAEVRQFPIIPCNLCGSQPNLQRQQVKQMLLDWEKRFPGRIETMFRSLAHVVPSHLMDRELFDFPNLKVSGVPDPDGDHAFDPETFSDNSVIPLIPADE
- the hprK gene encoding HPr(Ser) kinase/phosphatase, whose product is MARKLTIAELFEAKRERLSLTHICGNLHHPILVARDDISPADLVGHVNVIHPERLQVFGTPEIAWTQRTPERKMRQQLQDFIAACSPGLIVADGCEVPYFVQEECAKGNLPLFSTPQPAALVIDALRLYLSREFAETISLHGVFMDVLGLGVLLTGDSGVGKSELALELITRGHGLVADDVVEVSRLSPEALEGHCPELLMDFIEVRGLGLLNIRTVFGETACRRKMRLRLICHLQRPQAGVPQAARLPLDAQNETILGVPIRRVTIPVAAGRNLAVLVETAVRSTILQLRGIDCMQEFLDRQQQALEAGAGDI
- the hpf gene encoding ribosome hibernation-promoting factor, HPF/YfiA family, which codes for MNLNITGHHVEVTPAIHDYATGKLDRVIRHFDHVTSVHVILSVEKMRQKAEVTLHVKGKDIYADATDDDLYAAIDAMVDKLDRQVVRHKERVTEHARDKHHPTE
- a CDS encoding adenylate/guanylate cyclase domain-containing protein; this encodes MNLQRRELCILVVEVAGSSLLYEKLGDALARRAVEHCLQGAAQAALRHGGRVLKTLGHESLLSFDTAEQGIQAACAMQQQVAGLAPTSGVRPGIRIGLHYGGVLEEGGELFGDGVNTAARLAELAQAHQIIASADALVALSQADRDRAGHLKPVVLKGKREPMVVAEVAWQEDETSDLPSDSVFPTETQGLRLRLRHGGRQNLFIDARRPALSLGRGSGNDLVIRDTRASRTHAHIEFRSTCFVLTDQSSNGTYVAPEGQASFLVKREEAILRGRGRLSFGHPWAEGQSEFVDYLLLD
- the recA gene encoding recombinase RecA, producing the protein MDDNKAKALQAALAQIEKQFGKGSIMKMGEGQIENDLQVVSTGSLGLDIALGIGGLPRGRVVEIYGPESSGKTTLCLQVVAEIQKAGGVAAYIDAENALDPTYATKLGVNVPDLLISQPDTGEQGLEITDMLVRSGGVDLIVIDSVAALTPKAEIEGEMGDQLPGLQARLMSQALRKLTSNIKRTNTLVIFINQIRMKIGVMFGNPETTTGGNALKFYASVRMDIRRTGAIKKGDEVVGNETRVKVVKNKVAPPFREAHFDILYGEGISREGEIIDLGVDNKIVDKSGAWYAYNGEKIGQGKDNAREFLRERPELAQEIENKVRTALGVSVLSPGVNADAA